In Papio anubis isolate 15944 chromosome 20, Panubis1.0, whole genome shotgun sequence, a single window of DNA contains:
- the LOC101021598 gene encoding C-type lectin domain family 4 member G-like yields the protein MDTTRYSKWGWGSSSEEVPGGSWGRWVHWSRRPLFLALAVLVATVLWAVILSILLSKAFTERAALLGCQDLLRTNGACSAGRLGPRGMRGRSV from the exons ATGGACACCACCAGGTACAGCAAGTGGGGCTGGGGCAGCAGCTCAGAGGAGGTCCCTGGAG GGAGCTGGGGACGCTGGGTGCACTGGAGCCGGAGACCCCTCTTCCTGGCCCTGGCTGTCCTGGTCGCCACAGTCCTGTGGGCTGTGATTCTGAGTATCCTATTGTCCAAGG CCTTCACGGAGCGCGCGGCGCTGCTCGGCTGCCAGGACCTGCTGAGGACAAACGGTGCGTGCAGTGCCGGACGCCTGGGCCCCAGGGGCATGCGGGGCAGGAGCGTCTGA